A genomic window from Candidatus Eremiobacteraceae bacterium includes:
- a CDS encoding BrnA antitoxin family protein has product MSAENIKLTPRLISELTMVNRPDSEIDFSDAPQVTDFRGAVRGRFYRPVKRSISIRLDADVLAWIQSQGGPYQTRINAILRAIMERSVGK; this is encoded by the coding sequence GTGAGCGCCGAGAATATCAAGCTGACGCCGCGACTGATCTCGGAGCTGACGATGGTAAATCGTCCGGATAGTGAGATTGATTTTTCGGACGCGCCGCAGGTCACGGATTTCCGAGGAGCGGTGCGCGGCCGCTTCTATCGTCCGGTAAAACGAAGTATCAGCATCCGGCTGGATGCTGATGTTCTAGCGTGGATCCAGTCCCAAGGGGGACCGTATCAGACGCGGATCAACGCTATTCTCCGAGCGATCATGGAGCGCAGCGTAGGCAAGTGA
- a CDS encoding BrnT family toxin, translating to MRFEWDPHKAVINLRKHGVSFETAIRIFEDPRVLSAQDTRYSDERWYSIGNVGKRIIYVAHTIENEGQTNETIRIISARKASARERREYQADAATDLGADDGKSSG from the coding sequence ATGCGGTTTGAATGGGACCCGCACAAGGCCGTAATCAATCTACGCAAGCACGGCGTGAGCTTTGAAACGGCAATTCGCATCTTCGAGGACCCACGCGTACTGTCAGCCCAGGATACTCGGTACAGCGATGAGCGCTGGTATAGCATCGGCAACGTCGGAAAAAGGATCATCTATGTCGCACACACCATCGAAAATGAAGGACAAACGAACGAAACAATCCGGATCATCTCAGCGCGGAAAGCTAGTGCGCGTGAGCGCCGAGAATATCAAGCTGACGCCGCGACTGATCTCGGAGCTGACGATGGTAAATCGTCCGGATAG